A window from Drosophila yakuba strain Tai18E2 chromosome 3L, Prin_Dyak_Tai18E2_2.1, whole genome shotgun sequence encodes these proteins:
- the LOC6532953 gene encoding uncharacterized protein LOC6532953, with translation MGHLTRRSSLMAIVLCLVLNTKHLSVHGDASHIESAALPLEHRAGYGPPAPIYGAPQGPLSTEATNDVSEEAWPLASTNDSPQIKHLQVQCEKTHMRVNIEFDRPFYGMIFSKGFYSDPHCVHLKPGTGHLSATFEIFLNSCGMTSSANHNAAGYGAPTPSGSYVENTIIIQYDPYVQEVWDQARKLRCTWYDFYEKAVTFRPFQVDMLHAVTANFLGDNLQCWMQIQVGKGPWASEVSGIVKIGQTMTMVLAIKDDENKFDMLVRNCVAHDGKRAPIQLVDQNGCVVRPKIMSKFQKIKNFGPSASVVSFAYFQAFKFPDSMNVHFQCVIQVCRYNCPEPKCGPGLPGGEYGLPQIGANGLSEEYGPPEAYERNDFALGGPGVLPPAAYPDPRHPASDATGAYSENQPDVVPSPQAQTSAAVPTADSGTVSGPASSQSPQPQPTGSNELGLPPPPLPGQSGQYSTVKRKDDLSAGGNLVSLGGRPRSVEGLDDLRGVRRRRDTMDIVVKPQRIYKRNAQEMTDVNTSRIIQVVAPGDVNFALNSNASNETVVIQSARSADAETICMSVPSFVGGLVMLLLVLAVASLVAAFLFVRVRHFDRKGAGMAYVN, from the exons ATGGGACACCTGACGCGACGCAGCAGCCTAATGGCCATAGTCCTGTGCCTGGTACTCAACACAAAG CACCTCTCGGTGCATGGCGATGCCTCGCACATTGAGTCCGCCGCCCTGCCCCTCGAACACAGGGCCGGCTACGGTCCACCGGCGCCCATTTACGGAGCGCCCCAGGGACCACTGAGCACCGAAGCCACCAACGATGTATCCGAGGAGGCATGGCCACTCGCCAGCACCAACGACAGTCCGCAGATCAAGCACCTGCAGGTGCAGTGCGAGAAGACCCACATGCGGGTGAACATTGAGTTTGACCGGCCCTTCTACGGCATGATCTTCTCCAAGGGATTCTACAGTGATCCACACTGTGTGCACCTGAAACCCGGCACCGGCCACCTGAGCGCCACCTTCGAGATCTTCCTGAACAGCTGCGGCATGACCAGCTCGGCCAATCACAATGCCGCCGGCTATGGAGCGCCCACGCCATCGGGCAGCTATGTGGAGAACACGATCATCATCCAGTACGATCCCTATGTGCAGGAGGTGTGGGATCAGGCTAGGAAGCTGCGCTGCACCTGGTACGATTTCTACGAGAAGGCCGTTACCTTCAGGCCCTTCCAGGTGGACATGTTGCATGCGGTTACCGCCAACTTCCTGGGCGACAACCTGCAGTGCTGGATGCAAATCCAGGTGGGCAAGGGACCCTGGGCCTCCGAGGTATCGGGCATTGTGAAGATCGGACAGACGATGACCATGGTGCTGGCCATCAAGGATGATGAGAACAAATTCGATATGCTGGTGCGCAACTGTGTGGCCCATGACGGCAAGCGGGCTCCCATCCAGCTGGTGGACCAGAATGGCTGCGTTGTCAGGCCGAAGATCATGAGCAAGTTCCAGAAGATCAAGAACTTTGGACCCTCCGCATCGGTGGTTAGCTTCGCCTACTTCCAGGCCTTCAAGTTCCCCGACTCGATGAATGTGCACTTCCAGTGCGTCATCCAGGTGTGCCGCTACAACTGCCCCGAGCCCAAGTGCGGTCCCGGTTTGCCGGGTGGCGAGTACGGTCTGCCCCAGATTGGCGCCAATGGTCTGTCCGAGGAGTATGGTCCGCCAGAGGCCTATGAGCGCAATGATTTCGCCTTGGGCGGCCCCGGAGTTCTACCACCAGCTGCCTATCCGGATCCACGTCACCCTGCCTCCGATGCCACTGGTGCCTACTCTGAGAACCAACCGGATGTGGTGCCCTCGCCCCAGGCTCAGACCTCGGCGGCCGTGCCCACTGCCGACTCGGGAACCGTTTCCGGACCAGCCAGCTCGCAGTCGCCACAGCCTCAGCCCACTGGCAGCAACGAACTGGGTCtgccgccaccaccactgCCGGGACAGAGCGGTCAGTACAGCACGGTGAAGCGCAAGGATGACCTGAGTGCCGGTGGCAATCTGGTTTCCCTCGGTGGACGACCCCGCTCCGTGGAGGGATTGGACGATCTGCGAGGCGTGCGCCGACGCAGGGATACCATGGACATTGTGGTGAAGCCACAGAGGATCTACAAGCGGAATGCGCAGGAGATGACCGATGTAAACACCAGCCGGATCATTCAGGTGGTGGCGCCCGGAGATGTGAACTTTGCGCTGAACAGCAATGCCAGCAACGAGACGGTGGTCATCCAGTCGGCCAGGTCCGCGGATGCGGAGACCATCTGCATGTCGGTGCCCAGCTTTGTGGGTGGAttggtgatgctgctgctcgtccTGGCCGTCGCCTCTCTAGTCGCCGCCTTCCTCTTCGTCCGCGTGCGCCACTTCGATCGCAAGGGCGCGGGCATGGCCTATGTGAACTAA